The Oreochromis niloticus isolate F11D_XX linkage group LG13, O_niloticus_UMD_NMBU, whole genome shotgun sequence genome has a window encoding:
- the zfand4 gene encoding AN1-type zinc finger protein 4, translating into MTDRKEPPFFNDDSVGAFQYKLPFYDTMELFIETLTGTCFELRVLPFEAVISVKAKIQRLEGIPVAQQHLIWNNLELDDEHCLHDYGIAEGCTLKLVLAMRGGPINTRRVTMEDPVKDVADLMDSTKEEGWEKNLANKQVTFVVYREGDQLNVFRVVDRGDGTLTPVSESLSGGSVFNVYAEEDGESSTAAQHSLENSITMTKMKLLKAKMEDMNLNKKKSAKVKPRAPLSPHPCGSSFGPSNTRHHHRLLRSLPQINQPWQSNAPLPPIVDHESVDPSLASPAATSAHLPIPRRPPPSFSSPSCYMLQEEEPWETCPPFAKIRPPPKVSRLDIGSTRLMRDCIYPQLPPLCTRGPPDATFDPVEPVGESFGLGVLDETVGLVAPTQPGSPFGDLSDPLSLDVSTQPEGGCQTHEVEAQHQLPHPPSPVSPWTRGTNETLTSRADGTQLSTSFHISPPSPLPASTSLSPSARLLSQPFESTLSCLQPNLQAQSSAKQGSTSPHPSTTLSTHPPRIRGVKVESPGKRLELISKREARNITKVANQAYKEPVGSLNSSELLASLSTRALDISGGSSRDRIGESLGLALALSPGTASGQGSRSSRLPSIPADRLLRDDHIRQMSPLPPASASYMTTSTLASAGGVMTSFGTIGTPTYHLPPVKAPTGTKKKSSKHCFLCGKKTGLATSYECRCGHNFCAVHRYAETHDCTYDYKGAGRRFLQETNPLISAPKLPKI; encoded by the exons GTATCCCTGTTGCCCAGCAACACCTTATCTGGAACAATTTGGAGCTGGACGATGAACATTGCCTACATGACTACGG CATTGCAGAGGGCTGCACTTTGAAACTGGTCTTAGCTATGAGAGGAGGCCCAATTAACACCAGGAGAG TAACCATGGAGGATCCAGTCAAAGACGTGGCTGACCTGATGGACAGCACAAAGGAGGAAGGCTGGGAGAAAAACCTGGCTAACAAGCAGGTCACGTTTGTGGTCTATCGTGAGGGGGACCAACTAAATGTCTTCCGTGTGGTCGACAGGGGAGATGGTACCCTGACCCCCGTATCTGAATCTCTGAG TGGTGGCTCTGTGTTCAATGTGTATGCCGAAGAAGATGGAGAGAGTTCTACAGCTGCACAGCACAGCCTTGAGAACTCCATCACTATGACCAAAATGAAGCTGCTCAAAGCCAAGATGGAGGACATGAACCTCAACAAGAAG AAGTCTGCAAAGGTAAAACCACGGGCCCCACTCAGCCCTCATCCCTGTGGCAGCTCTTTCGGACCTTCCAACACTCGACACCATCATCGCCTCTTGCGCTCACTCCCTCAGATCAACCAGCCTTGGCAGTCAAATGCCCCTCTACCTCCAATTGTAGACCATGAATCCGTAGACCCCTCTCTGGCCTCTCCTGCTGCGACCTCGGCCCATTTGCCCATCCCTAGACGACCCcctccctctttctcctccCCATCTTGTTATATGCTTCAGGAGGAGGAGCCATGGGAGACATGCCCACCTTTTGCCAAGATCCGCCCCCCTCCTAAAGTGTCCCGGTTGGACATTGGCAGCACTAGGTTGATGAGGGACTGCATATACCCTCAGCTCCCTCCATTGTGTACCAGGGGGCCACCTGATGCCACATTTGACCCAGTTGAACCTGTAGGGGAATCATTTGGGCTGGGTGTATTGGACGAAACTGTTGGGCTTGTAGCACCAACTCAACCTGGATCTCCATTTGGTGACTTGTCAGATCCTCTGAGTCTGGATGTGTCCACCCAGCCAGAGGGAGGTTGTCAGACCCACGAGGTTGAGGCTCAGCACCAACTGCCACATCCCCCCTCCCCCGTTAGTCCCTGGACACGTGGGACAAATGAAACTCTCACCAGCAGAGCTGATGGGACACAGCTTAGCACATCCTTTCATATCAGCCCTCCCTCACCATTACCTGCCTCCACCTCACTGTCACCTTCAGCTAGACTGTTGTCTCAGCCTTTTGAGTCCACACTTTCCTGTTTACAGCCTAATCTTCAAGCACAATCCTCAGCGAAACAAGGCAGCACATCTCCTCACCCTTCAACCACCTTGTCAACTCATCCACCACGCATTCGTGGTGTTAAAGTAGAGTCACCTGGCAAAAGGCTAGAGCTCATCTCTAAGAGGGAAGCAAGAAACATCACTAAGGTGGCAAACCAAGCATATAAGGAGCCAGTGGGGTCTCTCAATAGCTCGGAGCTCTTGGCTTCTCTCTCCACAAGGGCTCTAGACATCAGCGGCGGCAGCAGCAGGGACCGTATTGGAGAGAGTCTGGGACTTGCACTGGCTTTGTCTCCTGGAACTGCCTCAGGACAGGGCAGCCGTAGCTCCAGGCTGCCATCCATCCCTGCTGACAGACTTTTGCGGGATGATCACATAAGGCAAATGTCACCATTACCCCCAGCATCAGCTTCTTACATG ACTACCAGCACTCTTGCATCAGCTGGAGGAGTCATGACTTCATTTGGGACTATAG GCACTCCAACATACCACCTACCTCCAGTCAAGGCTCCCACAGGCACTAAGAAGAAGAGCTCAAAGCACTGCTTCCTCTGTGGCAAGAAGACTGGCCTGGCCACCAGCTATGAGTGCAG GTGCGGTCATAACTTCTGTGCAGTTCACCGCTACGCAGAGACACATGACTGCACTTACGATTACAAGGGTGCCGGACGGCGCTTTCTGCAAGAGACCAACCCCCTTATCAGTGCTCCCAAGCTGCCTAAGATCTAA